The following proteins come from a genomic window of Halanaerobiaceae bacterium ANBcell28:
- the nadC gene encoding carboxylating nicotinate-nucleotide diphosphorylase: MFWNNKLIEDIIDRAIKEDIWTGDITSESLIPSEAIGKANILVKEEGVLAGLTLAEKVFYRFTDEIVFEQLADDGDLIQEGQLLAEIKGPVREILKGERIALNFLQRLSGIASRTRKYVEAVSDYPVKIVDTRKTTPTLRILEKYAVKVGGAYNHRMGLYDAVMIKDNHIKAAGGIYQAVESIKEKLGHTIKIEIEVEDYKGLEEALEAGVDIIMLDNMDPTEMAGAVQIIDNRAIVEASGGITLESIQEVASSGVDIISVGALTHHIKSLDISLNLE, translated from the coding sequence ATGTTCTGGAATAATAAGTTGATTGAAGATATAATCGATAGAGCTATCAAAGAGGATATCTGGACAGGTGATATTACTAGTGAATCCCTGATTCCGTCAGAGGCGATAGGTAAAGCCAATATTCTTGTCAAAGAGGAAGGTGTATTGGCAGGTTTGACTCTTGCTGAGAAAGTTTTTTATCGTTTTACAGATGAAATTGTATTTGAACAGCTGGCTGATGATGGTGATTTAATTCAAGAAGGTCAGCTTCTTGCAGAAATTAAGGGTCCTGTTAGAGAAATTTTAAAAGGTGAGAGAATTGCTCTAAATTTTTTGCAAAGATTATCGGGAATAGCTAGTAGGACAAGAAAATATGTAGAGGCTGTAAGTGATTATCCGGTCAAGATAGTTGACACCAGAAAAACCACACCAACATTACGTATTCTTGAGAAATATGCAGTAAAAGTAGGTGGAGCATACAATCATCGTATGGGTCTTTATGATGCAGTGATGATAAAAGACAATCATATAAAGGCTGCTGGGGGAATATATCAGGCAGTTGAAAGTATAAAAGAAAAGCTAGGTCATACAATAAAAATTGAGATAGAGGTTGAGGATTATAAAGGGCTTGAAGAGGCTCTGGAAGCTGGCGTTGATATAATAATGCTTGATAATATGGATCCCACGGAGATGGCAGGGGCTGTGCAGATAATTGATAATAGGGCTATAGTGGAAGCCTCTGGAGGTATAACTCTTGAAAGTATTCAAGAGGTAGCTTCTTCTGGTGTAGATATAATATCTGTTGGAGCTTTAACACATCATATTAAATCATTGGATATTAGTTTAAATTTAGAATAA
- a CDS encoding trypsin-like peptidase domain-containing protein — protein MKILIKKRLISYVIVAFVALMIGLTISSTQEDITPYTRADNTQQKTNEEQAIQEPQIPGANVFSDIAANVDASVVLVTSEIEVQSRQSYDPFFDSFNDDIFRFFFGDRFRVEEQPRTREGFGSGFIVSKDGLLVTNEHVVHNASEIKITISGVEESIPAEIVFSDFNTDLAILKLDEEAINGMELKPVELGNSDNIRPGDWAIAIGNPFGFEHTVTTGVISALGRPIDIPTQDSGTRRYNNLIQTDAAINPGNSGGPLLNIFGQVIGINTAVSTQGQGIGFAIPINEVTDIVNDLIEKGEIIRPWLGVEIANIEPRAKEEYMNYYRLRELNGIAVHYVNENSPADKAGLRPNDIITKIDNNEISDTNELITIISEKEIGETIKLDIIRNGRSHLIFVEIDKRPNHL, from the coding sequence ATGAAAATACTAATTAAAAAAAGACTAATATCATACGTAATCGTTGCTTTTGTAGCTTTAATGATCGGACTAACTATCAGCAGCACACAAGAAGACATAACTCCATACACACGTGCTGATAACACACAACAAAAAACAAATGAAGAACAAGCTATACAAGAACCACAAATTCCCGGAGCTAATGTCTTTTCAGATATTGCAGCTAACGTTGATGCCAGTGTAGTGCTTGTAACATCTGAAATTGAAGTTCAAAGCAGACAAAGTTATGATCCTTTTTTTGACTCTTTTAATGATGATATCTTTAGATTTTTCTTTGGAGATAGGTTTCGTGTAGAAGAGCAACCTCGTACCCGGGAAGGTTTTGGATCAGGCTTTATTGTATCAAAAGATGGTCTACTTGTAACAAATGAACATGTTGTTCATAATGCAAGCGAGATAAAAATTACAATCTCAGGTGTAGAAGAAAGCATTCCCGCTGAAATAGTTTTTTCAGATTTTAATACGGATTTAGCTATCCTTAAACTAGATGAAGAAGCCATCAATGGAATGGAACTAAAACCTGTAGAACTAGGTAATTCAGATAATATACGCCCTGGTGATTGGGCAATAGCAATTGGAAATCCGTTTGGTTTTGAGCATACTGTTACAACTGGAGTCATTAGTGCCCTAGGTAGACCAATAGACATCCCTACACAGGACTCAGGTACCAGGAGATACAATAATCTTATACAAACAGATGCAGCTATAAATCCTGGAAATAGTGGTGGACCTTTACTAAATATATTTGGACAGGTAATAGGAATTAATACAGCTGTTAGTACTCAAGGACAGGGAATTGGTTTTGCTATACCAATAAATGAAGTTACAGATATTGTAAACGACTTGATCGAAAAAGGAGAAATTATTAGACCTTGGTTAGGTGTAGAAATAGCTAATATAGAACCAAGAGCTAAAGAAGAATATATGAATTATTATCGATTAAGAGAGTTAAATGGAATAGCTGTACACTATGTAAATGAAAATAGTCCAGCTGACAAAGCAGGATTAAGACCAAATGATATAATTACAAAAATTGATAATAACGAAATATCAGATACTAATGAATTAATTACTATTATATCAGAAAAAGAAATTGGTGAAACAATCAAGCTAGATATAATTAGAAATGGTCGTTCACATTTAATTTTTGTTGAAATAGATAAAAGGCCTAACCATTTATAA